A portion of the Streptomyces sp. YPW6 genome contains these proteins:
- a CDS encoding PP2C family protein-serine/threonine phosphatase, with translation MPIEEVGESSLPEVRRMRRPERSTIRSSPNLLPVATMLGIAAVDAATGSMYVLLPVYAAGPAIASARGTVRSVTLMGAAAAVLCLLSAWKTGRYDDLRLPVALTAIAYVTLASAYAARSRRKIEQRLVDVREVACTLEDVLFTPVPPTIGPVRIGASYVSANHATRIGGDLYDVEPFPGGLRLVIADVQGKGLGTVRCASVALAAFRESAPSAHALTDVGLRIEQALERRTDGERFVTGILAQIGTDGSLLVFNHGHPPPLLLPRAGRPMPVESDEPVPPFGLAVLTGTTDLRDSVTRLTLNPGDRLFFYTDGLSEARNSTGHFYPVHERVPRLLKSGTPEEALDLLRADVATFTSGPPDDDSALLLLEFQSPS, from the coding sequence ATGCCGATTGAGGAAGTAGGTGAGTCCTCGCTGCCGGAGGTACGCCGGATGAGAAGGCCCGAGCGATCGACGATCCGCAGCTCGCCGAACCTGCTTCCCGTAGCCACCATGCTGGGCATCGCCGCCGTGGACGCTGCCACAGGATCGATGTACGTCCTGCTGCCCGTCTACGCGGCCGGTCCGGCCATCGCCTCCGCCCGGGGAACGGTGCGCAGTGTCACCCTCATGGGGGCAGCTGCTGCCGTGCTGTGCCTGCTCTCCGCCTGGAAAACGGGCCGCTACGACGATCTGCGTCTCCCGGTCGCCCTGACGGCGATCGCCTACGTGACCCTGGCCTCCGCCTACGCTGCGCGGTCACGCAGAAAGATCGAACAGCGCCTGGTCGATGTCCGAGAAGTGGCCTGCACCCTTGAGGACGTTCTCTTCACACCGGTCCCCCCGACGATCGGCCCCGTCCGCATCGGGGCCTCCTACGTCTCCGCCAACCACGCCACCCGCATCGGAGGAGACCTCTACGACGTAGAGCCCTTCCCCGGGGGCCTACGCCTCGTCATCGCCGACGTACAGGGAAAGGGGCTGGGCACCGTCCGCTGTGCCTCGGTCGCCCTTGCCGCCTTCAGGGAATCCGCCCCCTCAGCCCACGCTCTGACCGACGTCGGCCTGCGCATCGAGCAGGCCCTGGAACGCAGAACCGACGGTGAGCGCTTCGTGACAGGCATTCTCGCGCAGATCGGCACGGACGGCAGCCTCCTCGTCTTCAACCACGGCCATCCCCCGCCCCTCCTGCTCCCGCGCGCCGGACGCCCCATGCCCGTCGAGTCCGACGAACCAGTGCCGCCCTTCGGACTCGCGGTACTGACAGGCACCACCGACCTTCGGGACAGCGTCACCCGACTCACCCTCAACCCCGGTGACAGACTCTTCTTCTACACCGACGGCCTGAGCGAGGCGCGCAACAGTACGGGACACTTCTACCCGGTGCATGAACGTGTACCTCGGCTGCTGAAAAGCGGCACCCCTGAAGAAGCCCTCGACCTGCTCCGCGCGGACGTCGCCACGTTCACCAGCGGACCGCCGGATGACGACTCGGCCCTTCTCCTGTTGGAGTTCCAGAGCCCGAGCTAG